Proteins from one Papaver somniferum cultivar HN1 unplaced genomic scaffold, ASM357369v1 unplaced-scaffold_158, whole genome shotgun sequence genomic window:
- the LOC113336996 gene encoding protein TIFY 10B-like → MSSFTADVEKNSGRKPKFTRTCSMLSQYLKQNGSFGDLSREMTCSTPQLDEKKEETPITMNLLPADDFPAKPVPEVKPMDLFPQDTGYVRSLSMKEPVKETVPAKEVVKPTQDGGTSMTIFYAGQVLVFDKLPKDKAKEIMDYADVINSITTPNTPPAIEKLIVNSPCIVDLNSPLASDVPVAVSAGIGSSSKANLDSGEEKMAKQNHVPIARKASLHRFLEKRKDRIIAKAPYQVVNNTSSSTEVSTKPAGEKKSWLNLASLMPPPPPRLHLQL, encoded by the exons ATGTCTAGTTTTACGGCAGATGTCGAGAAGAATTCCGGCAGGAAGCCCAAATTTACCCGGACTTGTAGTATGTTGAGTCAGTATTTGAAGCAGAATGGAAGTTTTGGTGATTTGAGTCGCGAAATGACTTGTAGTACTCCTCAGCTAGATGAGAAGAAAG AGGAAACCCCCATCACTATGAATTTGTTACCAGCGGATGACTTTCCGGCAAAGCCAGTACCGGAAGTGAAACCGATGGATTTGTTTCCTCAAGATACGGGCTACGTACGAAGTCTTTCTATGAAAGAACCAGTCAAGGAAACCGTACCGGCAAAAGAAGTAGTGAAACCAACACAAGATGGTGGTACTTCAATGACGATATTTTATGCTGGACAAGTACTAGTTTTCGACAAATTACCAAAGGACAAAGCAAAAGAAATAATGGATTATGCCGATGTTATTAATAGTATTACTACTCCTAATACTCCTCCGGCGATCGAAAAACTCATTGTGAACTCTCCTTGTATTGTTGACTTGAATTCTCCATTAGCATCAGATGTTCCTGTTGCAGTTTCTGCTGGAATTGGTTCCTCGAGTAAAGCTAATCTTGATTCAG GTGAAGAAAAGATGGCCAAACAAAACCATGTCCCGATTGCAAGAAAAGCATCTCTTCATCGATTCTTAGAGAAGAGAAAAGATAG GATTATTGCAAAAGCACCTTATCAAGTTGTTAACAACACTTCTTCCAGTACTGAAGTTTCAACCAAGCCTGCAGGAGAAAAAAAGTCATGGCTGAATTTGGCTTCCTTgatgccaccaccaccaccaagatTGCATCTCCAACTGTAA
- the LOC113336992 gene encoding probable polygalacturonase — translation MVIPSSSFTIRRVNQSSKFGKWTSFCSLRQSLLITLWLSVFIVLFIWQKNLFDGLLIFRRNSGSGGVLMIPKLRPFVFNLTDFGGVGDGRTVNTRAFERAILEISKLKNRGGGQLNVLDGYWLTAPFNLTSHMTLFLSQNAVILAIQDEKYWPLMPPLPSYGFGREHPGPRYGSLIHGQNLTDVTITGHNGTIDGQGKSWWDKFRQKRLNHTRGPLVQIMWSRDIRFSNITLQNSPFWTLHPYDCKNVFVTNVTILAPVVGAPNTDGIDPDSCENMVIEDCYISVGDDGVAIKSGWDQYGINYAKPSTNILIKNVVIRSMVSAGVSIGSEMSGGVSNVRVENLHVWSSRRGVRIKTSLGRGGYVRNITYRNIMFDNLRVGIVIKTDYNEHPDERYNHKAVPVIEDISFTGIYGNGVRVPVRLNGSLEIPVKNVVFRDMSVGITYKKKHIFQCAFVHGRVIGSIFPSPCENLDRYDEQGQLIRRSAMHNITNIDYDF, via the exons ATGGTAATCCCATCATCATCATTTACAATAAGAAGAGTAAATCAGAGCAGCAAATTTGGGAAATGGACTTCCTTTTGTTCGTTAAGACAAAGTTTATTGATAACCCTTTGGTTATCTGTATTCATTGTGTTATTCATTTGGCAGAAGAATTTATTTGACGGGTTATTGATTTTCAGAAGAAATTCTGGGTCTGGGGGTGTTTTGATGATACCTAAGTTGAGAccatttgtgtttaatttgactgATTTTGGTGGTGTTGGAGATGGAAGAACTGTGAATACTAGAGCATTTGAGAGGGCAATCTTGGAAATATCTAAATTGAAGAATAGGGGTGGTGGGCAGTTGAATGTGCTTGATGGGTATTGGCTTACTGCTCCATTTAATCTTACTAGTCATATGACTCTTTTTCTGTCTCAAAATGCTGTCATTCTTGCTATTCAG GATGAGAAGTACTGGCCATTGATGCCCCCATTGCCGTCATATGGATTTGGGAGGGAGCATCCTGGTCCTCGATATGGGAGTCTGATCCATGGTCAAAATCTCACTGATGTCACTATTACAG GTCATAACGGTACCATCGATGGACAAGGTAAATCATGGTGGGATAAGTTTCGACAGAAACGTCTCAACCACACAAGAGGTCCACTCGTGCAGATTATGTGGTCACGTGACATCCGGTTCTCTAACATAACTCTGCAAAATTCTCCCTTTTGGACACTCCATCCCTACGATTGCAAGAATGTCTTTGTAACAAACGTCACCATACTGGCACCTGTTGTTGGTGCCCCAAATACTGATGGAATCGATCCTG ATTCATGTGAGAACATGGTAATAGAGGACTGTTACATCAGTGTTGGGGATGATGGGGTTGCAATAAAAAGTGGTTGGGATCAATACGGAATCAATTACGCAAAGCCTTCTACAAACATTCTCATCAAAAATGTTGTCATTCGTTCTATGGTCAG TGCTGGAGTATCTATAGGCAGTGAGATGTCAGGTGGAGTCTCAAATGTAAGAGTAGAGAACCTCCACGTTTGGAGCTCAAGACGAGGAGTGCGGATCAAGACCAGCCTTGGTAGAGGAGGGTACGTTCGAAACATAACCTATCGTAATATAATGTTTGACAATCTTCGAGTAGGAATTGTTATTAAGACAGACTACAATGAGCATCCTGATGAAAGATATAACCATAAGGCAGTCCCAGTAATTGAGGACATAAGCTTTACTGGTATCTACGGAAACGGTGTCCGTGTTCCAGTCCGCCTTAATGGAAGCTTAGAGATACCagtgaagaatgttgttttcagagatatgtctgtAGGTATAACTTACAAGAAGAAACATATTTTCCAATGCGCTTTTGTTCATGGTCGTGTAATTGGTTCTATTTTTCCTTCCCCTTGTGAAAACTTAGATCGGTATGATGAGCAAGGCCAGCTTATCAGGCGTTCTGCAATGCATAACATTACTAACATAGATTACGATTTCTGA